The following is a genomic window from Crossiella equi.
CGTTCTGGCTGCTCACCGTGTAGTTCCCGGTGTCCGCGGCCGCCACGCCGGGCAGGCCCGCGAGCGCGGCCCCGGCGGCGAGTGCGACCGCCGCGAGCCGGACCTTGGCGCTCACCAGCGGAGGCCGATGTTCGTGTCGCCCTGCGGGCCTTCGACGCGGGCGTTGTAGGTGCCCGCGGGCGCGTTGTGGCAGAGCCACGAGCCCGGGCCCGCCGAGGCGTGGAAGGTGTTCTCACACCGGTAGTCGTTCGGCCCCCAGACGGTCCAGCGGCCGATCCCCACGCCGTGCACGTCGGCGTCCACCGAGAGGGTGCCGCCGGGGAAGTCGGTGACGTCCCAGAGGTCGCAGTAGCTCATCGAACAGGTCACGCTCGACGGCTCAGCCATCGCCACCGGTGCGGCCAGCACGAGGCTGGCACCCACGGCCGCGGTGGTGATCACGCCGCGCAGCATGGATCCACGCATTGGTCTTCCCCAGGATTGTGTGTCGCTGACGGGGCGACCTTAAGACAGCGACCGTCGATGCGGTTGCGGTTTCAAGCCTGGCTGAAGTGCTTGCCCCGGGGCCCGGTGCGACCTCACGATAACGCCGCCCGTACGCCTCCGCGGCCTCCGGCACCTTCGCGGGAGGTGTTGCCGCGCCTGTACTTCCGACCATACCGGCGCACACGGACTCCCGGCCACCCGAGCAAGAAATGCGAGCTGAACGACCATGAGCCTGACCTCCTTCCTCGGCAAGGCAGCGGCCGCCGCGGCCCTGCTCCTCGCCACGCTGTCCCTGCAACAGGCCCCGGCCAGTGCCGCCCCCGCCGCCCCCCAGCAGGCGGCCTCCTCCCAGCAGGCCGCCTGCTGGGGGTCGAGCTGCGCCGGTCTGGACCCGCAGTCCTCCGGCTGTTCCGCCAGCGGCTACACCGTCGAGTCCTTCACCGCGTACTGGGGCGACCTGGTCGAGCTCCGGCACAGCTGGGACTGCGGTGCCTACTGGACCCGGGTCACCGCGAACAGCGACAACCGCCCGTACCGCACGGCGACCCAGTCCGGCCGTGACAACGGCACCGTGATCTACGAGCACACCGTCTCGGGCAACTGCTGGCCCAACGGCACCGGCCAGCCCTGCGCCGCCACATGGACTCCGATGGTCGCCGGTGCCCTCATCCGCACCTGCCACAACGCCGACCGCCTGGAGTGCACCGCCTGGCGCGTCACCAGCTCGGGCTGAGCCCGTCGTGGGCTGGCCGTCCCGCCGGCGGCCAGCCCACGCTCACAGCCCGTCCGGATCCCCCGTCAGGTAGTGCCGCACGACCGGCCCGAGCCAGGCCATGACCTCCGCCCGGCTCATCGCCGACACCGGGCCGATGCCCAGGACGTAGCGCGAGAAGGCCAGTCCCAGGATCTGCGTGCCCAGCAGGGCCGCCCGGCGTTCCGGCTGGTCGACCGCCGCGGCGGTGAGGACCGGGAGCACCTGGGTGACGAACAGGGCCTGCATCTTCGCCCGCGCCGTGTCGCTGGTGGCCGAGGCCCGCAGCAGGGACAGGAAGGCGTTGTCCTCCCACACCTCGAAGAAGCGCGGCAGCAGCGTGGCCGCCAGCTCCTCCGGCGGGACGCCCGTCAGGTCCGGCAGGTCCAGCCGCAGCTCGGCCGCCTCGGCGAAGAGGTTGTCCTTGGTGCCGAAGTAGCGCACCACCATCGCCGCGTCGACGCCCACGTCCGCGGCCACGTCCCGCAACCGCACCCGCTCGAAGCCCTCCGCGCTGAACCTGGCCCGGGCCGCCTCCAGGATGGCGGCCTTGGTGGCGGGGGCGGAGCGGCGGCGGCGGGTCTCGGTCACTCGGGCAGTGTAAGTCACCGGTCGTTGACTTAGGTGGCGGACTGGCCCTACCGTCTAAGTCACCAGCCGTTGACTTAGGGGGTCCCGTGGACGTCGTCGATGTTGTCGTGGTGGGTGCCGGTCCCACCGGGAGCACGGTCGCCGCCGAGCTCGCCCTCGCCGGGCGGTCGGTCGTGGTCCTGGACAAGCGCACCGAGGTGTCGCCGCACAGCCGCGCCTTCGGCGTGCAGGCCCGCACCCTGGAGGCGCTCGCCAGCCGCGGCCTGGCCGAACAGCTGATCGGCACCGGACAGGCCTCCCCCGGCCTGATGCTGTGGGGCGGTACCACGCTCAGCCTCCAGAACCTGCCCTCGCCGTTCCCGTTCGTGCTGGTCACTCCGCAGTCCTGCGTGGACACGCTGTTGGAGAAGCACGCCGTCTCCGCCGGGGCGCACGTGGTGCGCGGCGCCCAGGTCATCGGGCTCACCCAGCACGCCGACCACGTCGAGGTGCTCGCGCACACCCCGGACGGCGAGCGGCGGCTGCGGGCCCGCTACGTGGTCGGTGCCGACGGCGCGCACAGCACCGTGCGCACGCTGCTGGACGTGGAGTTCCCCGGCAAGGCCCTGCTCAACTCGATCATGCTGGCCGACGTGCGCCTCACCGCGCCGCCCCGCACGGTGATCACCGTCAACGCGGTCAAGGACCGCTTCGCCTTCCTCGCCCCGTTCGGCGACGGCTGGTACCGGCTGATCACCTGGGACCGGCGCAACGAGGACGTGCCGGACTTCCAGGCCACCGAGCAGGCGATCCGGGAGACACTGGTGGCCGCCCACGGCACCGACCACGGGCTGGCCGAGTTCCGCTGGGTCGGCAAGTTCCGCAGCGACGAGCGCCAGGTCGCCGAGTACCGGCACGGCCGGGTGTTCCTGGCCGGGGACGCCGCGCACATCCACTCCCCCGCGGGCGGTCAGGGTATGAACACCGGCATCCAGGACGGGTTCAACCTCGGCTGGAAGCTGGCCGCCGTGCTCGACGGCGCCGACGAGGCGGTGCTGGACACCTACCAGCAGGAGCGGCACCCCGTCGGGAGGCTGGTGCTGCGCAGCAGCGGCGCGATGATCCGCATGATCACCCTGCGCCCCGCGCCCGCACGCCTGTTCCGGCGCCTGGTCCCGCCACTGCTGTTCCGCGTCCCGAGGCTCACCGCCAAGGTGGCCGGGATGTTCTCCGGCATCGCGCTGCGCTACCCCGGCCGCGGTCTGGTCGGCACCCGCGCCGGGGACGTGCCGCTCCGCACCGGCGGGCTGTTCGCCGCGCAGCGCGACGGCGGTTTTGTGCTCGTACTGGCCACCGACGCACCGGAGGTCACCGCACCGGTGCGCGTGGTGCGCCGCACCGACGGCGGGCCGTCGATCCTGGTGCGCCCGGACGGCTACATCGCCTGGGCCGGGGACGGCTCCTGGCAGGAGGCACTGGCCCACTGGACTGAGCCGGGAGGCTTCTGATGCTCGCGATCACGATCGGCATCACCGTCAAACCGGAGTGGGTGGACCGTTGGCCCGGCCTGGTCGCCGGGTTCACCGAGGGCTGGCAGCGCATGCACGACCTGCTGCCCGTGCCGCCGGGCTGAGTCAGGCCCTCGGGTGCACGTGCGCGCGCACGCCCTGCGGGTCGAACAGCACCAGCAGCTCCACCGCCTGCCCGTCCGCGCTGCCCAGCCAGTGCGGCTGCCCGGTGTCGAACTCCGCGGCCTGACCTGAGGGCAGGGTCAGGTCGCGGTCGCCCAGCACCAGCCGCAACCGTCCATTGAGGACGTACAGCCACTCGAAGCCCGCATGCACCTGGGGTGTGGGCTCCGGTTCGGACTGCCAGCCCGGGATCAGCATCTTGAACGACTGCACCCCGCCAGGGCGGCGGGACAGCGGGATGAAGGTCATGCCGAAGCGGTGCACGGGTTTGAGGTGGATGCGCGGGTCACCGGTCCGGGGCGCGCCGACGAGGTCGTCCAGCGGCACGTCATAGGTGCGGGACAGCGGCAGCAGCAGTTCCAGGGTGGCCTTGCGCTGGCCGCTCTCCAGCCTGGACAGCGTGCTCTCCGAGATGCCCGTGGCCAGCGACAGCTCGGCCAGCGTGCGATCGCGGGACTTGCGCAGCGCGCGCAGGCGCGGGCCCACCGCCGCCAGCAGGTCGTCGTCGGTCATGCCGGCCAGGTTGCCAGACCGGCAAGATTCCGTGCCAGGCCCGCGCCCGGCCGGTGAGACTCGCGGCCATGAGACCCACGGCCCTCCTCCTCGCGGCGGTGCTCGCCCTGACCGCCTGCGGCAGCGCACCGGAAGTCCCCGCCCACGCCTCCGCCACCCACGCCGACCCGCGCTTCGCCAAGACCTTCACACACGAGTTCGCCGAGGTGGACGGGGTGCGCCTGCACTACGTCAAGGGCGGCCAGGGCTCGCCGGTGGTGCTGCTGCACGGCTGGCCGCAGACCTGGTACGGCTGGTGGCCGGTCATGCCCGCGCTCGCCGAGCGGCACACCGTCTACGCCGTGGACCTGCCCGGCCTCGGGGACAGCGGCGGACGGCCGCGCGGCTACGACAAGGCCACGCTCGCGCGGTACGTGCACGGGCTGGTCGCGGACAGGCTCGGCATCCGGGACGCCGCGGTGGTGGGCCACGACCTGGGCGCCGGGGTGGCGTTCCAGTACGCCGCGCAGTTCCCCCGGGACACCGCACGGCTGGGCTACCTCGACCTGCCGCTGCCCGGGCCCGGCATCGACGGCAACGCGTACCGGAGACTGAGCTGGCACATCGCCTTCCACAGCCAGCCCCGGGTCCCGGAGACCGTGGTCGGGGACAACGTGCGCGAGTACCTGGACCTGTTCTACCCCCAGGTCGCCTTCGGCGGCTCCGCGTTCGGCGGCACCTCCACCCGGTCCCCGTTCAGCGCGGCGGAGGTCGACGAGTACGCGCGCACCTACCGGCGGCCCGAGGTGCTCTCCGGTGGCTTCGAGCTCTACCGCGCGCTGGACCAGGATGTGCGGGACACGACCGCCGCCGCACCGGTGACCACCCCGGCGCTGGTCCTGGCCGCGCAGGGCCAGGCCGAGGCCATCCGGGGCATCGCCGCGCCGAGGCTGGCCAACGTCGTGCGGACCGCGGACGTGCCGAACGCCGGGCACTGGCTCGTCGAGGAGAACCCGGAGTTCCTCACCCAGGAGCTGCTGCGGTTCCTGGCTTAGGCCTGGGCGCGCAGGAAGCCGTCGATGAGCGTGTTCACCGTCTCCGGGACCTCCAGCGCGGCCAGGTGCGCCACGCCGTCCAGCACCACGAACTCCGCGCCCGGGATGCCGTCGGCCACCTCCTTGGTCTCCGCCACCGGGAACGTGGCGTCCTCCGCGCCCGCGAGCACCAGCACCGGCGTGCGGATCGTGGCCAGCAGCGGGCGCTGGTCCGGGCGGCGGGGCACCACGCTGGTGACCGCGTGCGGGACCGACGTGACGTCCAGGCGGGACAGGGTCGCGCGGAGGGCGGTCACCGCGTGCGGGCGGGTGGCCCGGGAGGTCGGGCCCAGGAACGCGCCCAGCGCGGACGGCAGCAGCGGCCCCCGGACACCGCCGATCAGGCGGGCGGCGCGGGTGAGCAGGCCGTACTCCAGGCGCTGGCGGCGTCCGGCCGGGCTGGCCGTGCAGTTCAGCAGCACCGAGACGCCCACGCGGTCGGGGTGGTGGGCGGCGAAGGTCACGCCGACCATGCCGCCCCAGGAGTTGCCGACCAGGTCCACACGGGACAGTCCCAGGTGGTCCAGGATCTGCACGACGCAGCGCGCGCAGTCGTCGAAGGTGAACGGTCCGGTGAGCGGTTCGGACGCGCCGTGCCCGGGCGGGTCCAGCAGCAGGACCCGGCGCGTGGCCGCGAAGTACTCCGCCTGCGGTGTCCACAGTGCACCGTCCATCAGCAGGCTCGGCCAGAACAGCATGGCCGGGCCGGTGCCCGCGCTGCGCACGCGCAGCCTGCCGAGCACGGTCGGCACGTACACGTCCTCGAAGTCCATCGGGCCTCCCGCCGCCGGAGTGCGCACAGCTTCGTCCCCCGGCGGCGCCCGGTCAACTCGAACCGGTCAGGCGGGACGGACGCGGTACTTCAGGTGCGTGACACCCTTGCCCTGGACGATCGAGTAGGGGTCCTCCAGCACGTACGGGCCCTTCTCCAGTCCGGCGAAGTAGGGCACGCCGCCGCCGAGGACCACCGGGGCCAGGTCGATCCACACCTCGTCGACCAGGCCCGCGTCCAGGGCCTGCCCGCCGGTGACACCGGCCGCGACGCCCACGATCTTCTCGCCCGCGAGCTCCTTCGCCTTGGCCACCGCGTCCGCGATGCCGGTGGTGACGAAGACGAACCGCTCCCCCACCTCGGACCAGCCCTCGGGCACGGAGTGCGTCAGGACCACCACCGGGCAGCCGAGCGGGTGCTCACCGCCCCAGCCGTTGGTCAGGTCGAACAGGCGGCGGCCGACCACCAGGGCGCCGGTGTCCTCGACCAGCGTCCGGAAGTGGTCGGCGCTGACCTGCGTGAGCCGGAAGCCCAGCTCCTCGTGTGTGGTGCTGATCGGGACGTCGCCGTTGTCGTACCAGCGGAACAGCAGCTCGACGCCGTCGTTGTGGTCGGCGACGTAACCGTCCAGGGAGGTGGTCGCGCCGGTGATCACCATGGCCATCGCGGGGCTCCTTCGTCAGTGGGTGTTGTCAGTACTGACTCGGGGCCCCGCGAAAACTCATCGCGGCAGCCACTCCGGCCGGGACGAGCCCTTCGGCACCAGCACCGTCCGGTAGCGGCCGGGGGTGGCGGACATGCGGACCTGGTCGGTGACGCCCTGGTAGTGGCCGAGCGGGGTGTCCGCGGTGAAGGTCTCCGGATCGAGGTAGGCGTGCTGCCCACCGGTGCCCGCGGTGGCGTGCGCGTAGTCCCGGTCGAAGACGCCGAGGCTGAGGATCCACAGCGCGACGCGGGTGAGCGAGACGTGCACGCGGTAGCTGCCGCCGTCCCGGGCGCGCCGGGCCAGTGCCTCGGTGGCGCCCGCGGCCATCAGCCAGGACACGATGTAGTCGTTGACCACCAGGATCGGCGGCAGGGCGGGTGCGGTGCCGTCGCCCTCCAGGTTCATCATGCCGACCAGGCTGCCCGCGGTCTGGTCGAAGCCGACGCGGTCGGCCCACGGTCCGCTGGGCCCGTTCAGCGAGGCGGTGACGTGGATGATGCCGGGCCGTACCTGCGCCGCTTCCTCCGCGGTGAGGCCGATCTGGCCGAGGTAGCCCGGCCTGCGGTTGGCGTAGAAGATGTCGGACCCGGCGAGCAGGCCCCGGATGCGGGCCGCGCCCTCGGCGCCGTACGGGTCGATGGTGGCCGAGCGGGTGCCCACGTTGGCCGTCATGTACGTGTTCTCGTGCTCGGTCTCACCCGGCCGCCAGATGTTGAGCACGTCGGCGCCGTGCAGGGCCAGCGACCGCCCGGCCCCGGCCCCGGCGATCACGTGACCCATGCCGAGCGCGCGCACGCCCTCCAGCGGCTGCGCCACCCCCTCGGGCAGTGCCTCCGGCTCGCTGTCCCCGATCCGGGTGATCTCGACCAGGGGCAGCCCGGCGAGCACGGTCCGGTACTGCTCGGTGGCCAGGAACTCACCGGTCTCGCGCAGCAGCGGCAGCACCACCCCGGCCTCGACCGCGGCCTCCTCCAGCTCGGCGCCGCGCCACTGCCCGATGGCCTTGGCCACGGCGTCCGCGTCGTCGGGCACCCCGAGCAGCCGCTGGGCGTTGACCTTGATCTTGGGGTACGGGTTGAGCGGCATCACCCAGCGGTCGTCGGCGGTCCGGTAGAACCCGAACCCGAAGGCGGGGCTGACGTTGGCCGAGGTGCCGGGGTAGCCGTTGAGCAGCTCCCACTTCCGGTCGTAGAACGGGCAGAGCCGGTGCGGCGCCGAACGCAGGTCGGCCGAGATGTCCTGCCCGCCGCCCCCGCGCACCCGCCACAGCTTGGCCACCGCCGCCGACTTGGCGACCAGGGCCACGGCCGCGGCCGCACCGAGGCGCAGCGGACTGGGCACCACCGGGTCGGCCCCCACGAACTCGATCCGCCCGCCGGTGTCACCCGCACTCATCCCGAGGCCGTCGAGCACCTCGTCGAGGGCGGCGTGCGGGTCGAACTCGTCGTGGCTCACCGGGTTGGCCACGGCCTGGGCCACGCGGTCGGTCAGGGTGTCGGTCTCGGCACGGTCCACACAGGACAGCCTAGAGCCTGTCCACGGCAGTACCAGGACGAGCGCGGTCTGGAACACGTCGCACCCACCAGGTCCGGAGCCTGGGGCCCCAGCCGGAAGCAGCTGCGGCTGGGGCCCGGCGCCGACCACGGGGAGTCGTTCGTCCGCGACCGCGCCGAGTACGAGCGGCGGAGCACCGCGTTCGCCAAAGCCCATCTCGCCGAGCAGGACACGCCCTGGTCGTCAGAGGTAGTCGGAGAAGCAGTCCCACCAGGTCGGCGAGGTGCCGCGCAGCCGAACCGACCGGCCGGGGTCAATGGCATGGCGTCCCTCCGATCAGAAGACCAGCCCCTCGGGCAACCCAGATCAGGAATGCACATGTTCAAAAAGACGGAAAAGTTGCACGGCGTTCGACCGAGGCTGCACTCATACATCCTGACCAGAGGATTCCGTGATGTGCATCTCAAACTCCACATCCGTTACAGCGCGTAACTATTAGCCCAAATGCAGGCATTTACTAGCGCACCTCCGCATTGCTCGGCATGATGTCGACCAGAAACCGATTGATTCCACGGGGGAATTCAATGCGTACTGCAACACGTTTCGGCGCCGTCTCCGCCTTCGCCGTAATGGCATTATCATTGTTGTCGGTACCCGCTGGTGCCGCACCGGTGGCCCCGGCGCCCGCCGCGTGCTCCTGGCAGGTGGAGAAGCTGCCCGTGCCCGCCGGGATGGCCCCCGGCAACGTCCGCGTCGCCGGGGTGGACGCCCAGGGCAACACGGCGGGCTCCTACGGCATGGTCGGCAGCCCCGACAAGCTGCTCCGCTGGTCCGCCAGCGGGGTGGAGGTGGTGGGCGGTCCCGGCGGGAAGTCCTTCCTCGCCTACGCCCAGAACGCCTCCGGGGTGGTCGCGGGCGCCTCCTACGACTCCGCGACCGGGTGGAGCGCCTACACCCACACGCCGGGCAAGGGCTTCCGCCAGCTCACCCCGCCCGCCGGGCTCACCAACCCGCGGGCGGTGGACGTCAACGACCGCGGTGACGTGCTCGGCGAGGTCGAGAACGGCAGGCACCCGGCGGCCGTGGTGTGGCGGGCCGACGGCAGCACCGAGGTGATCGCCCCGACCGGCGCGGTCTTCATCAACCCGATCGCGCTCACCAACGACGGGGCCGTGCTCGTCGGCCGCAGCTTCCACCTCGGTGTCTGGCGCGACGGCCAGCTCACCAAGATGCCCGTGCCCAGCTTCATGGTCAACGCCCGCGACCTGACCAAGGACGGGGTGCTCGGCCACAACCTGGACCTCAACAACAGCTGGCTCTGGAACCCGGCGACCGGTACCACCGAGAGCTTCGACGGCGAGGTGTTCCAGGCCAACGACAACGGCACGGCCGTGGGCCGCTCCTCGGACAACAAGCCCACCGTCTGGCAGGGCATCGGCTCCCCCACCACGCTCCCGCTGCCCGCGGGCGCCACCGAGGGCTGGGGCAACGAGGTCAACAGCACCGGCACCGTCATCGGCGGGAACGCCAGCGGCACGCCGGTCCGCTG
Proteins encoded in this region:
- a CDS encoding DUF2690 domain-containing protein, producing MSLTSFLGKAAAAAALLLATLSLQQAPASAAPAAPQQAASSQQAACWGSSCAGLDPQSSGCSASGYTVESFTAYWGDLVELRHSWDCGAYWTRVTANSDNRPYRTATQSGRDNGTVIYEHTVSGNCWPNGTGQPCAATWTPMVAGALIRTCHNADRLECTAWRVTSSG
- a CDS encoding TetR/AcrR family transcriptional regulator, coding for MTETRRRRSAPATKAAILEAARARFSAEGFERVRLRDVAADVGVDAAMVVRYFGTKDNLFAEAAELRLDLPDLTGVPPEELAATLLPRFFEVWEDNAFLSLLRASATSDTARAKMQALFVTQVLPVLTAAAVDQPERRAALLGTQILGLAFSRYVLGIGPVSAMSRAEVMAWLGPVVRHYLTGDPDGL
- a CDS encoding FAD-dependent oxidoreductase; amino-acid sequence: MDVVDVVVVGAGPTGSTVAAELALAGRSVVVLDKRTEVSPHSRAFGVQARTLEALASRGLAEQLIGTGQASPGLMLWGGTTLSLQNLPSPFPFVLVTPQSCVDTLLEKHAVSAGAHVVRGAQVIGLTQHADHVEVLAHTPDGERRLRARYVVGADGAHSTVRTLLDVEFPGKALLNSIMLADVRLTAPPRTVITVNAVKDRFAFLAPFGDGWYRLITWDRRNEDVPDFQATEQAIRETLVAAHGTDHGLAEFRWVGKFRSDERQVAEYRHGRVFLAGDAAHIHSPAGGQGMNTGIQDGFNLGWKLAAVLDGADEAVLDTYQQERHPVGRLVLRSSGAMIRMITLRPAPARLFRRLVPPLLFRVPRLTAKVAGMFSGIALRYPGRGLVGTRAGDVPLRTGGLFAAQRDGGFVLVLATDAPEVTAPVRVVRRTDGGPSILVRPDGYIAWAGDGSWQEALAHWTEPGGF
- a CDS encoding helix-turn-helix domain-containing protein, whose protein sequence is MTDDDLLAAVGPRLRALRKSRDRTLAELSLATGISESTLSRLESGQRKATLELLLPLSRTYDVPLDDLVGAPRTGDPRIHLKPVHRFGMTFIPLSRRPGGVQSFKMLIPGWQSEPEPTPQVHAGFEWLYVLNGRLRLVLGDRDLTLPSGQAAEFDTGQPHWLGSADGQAVELLVLFDPQGVRAHVHPRA
- a CDS encoding alpha/beta fold hydrolase, producing MRPTALLLAAVLALTACGSAPEVPAHASATHADPRFAKTFTHEFAEVDGVRLHYVKGGQGSPVVLLHGWPQTWYGWWPVMPALAERHTVYAVDLPGLGDSGGRPRGYDKATLARYVHGLVADRLGIRDAAVVGHDLGAGVAFQYAAQFPRDTARLGYLDLPLPGPGIDGNAYRRLSWHIAFHSQPRVPETVVGDNVREYLDLFYPQVAFGGSAFGGTSTRSPFSAAEVDEYARTYRRPEVLSGGFELYRALDQDVRDTTAAAPVTTPALVLAAQGQAEAIRGIAAPRLANVVRTADVPNAGHWLVEENPEFLTQELLRFLA
- a CDS encoding alpha/beta fold hydrolase translates to MDFEDVYVPTVLGRLRVRSAGTGPAMLFWPSLLMDGALWTPQAEYFAATRRVLLLDPPGHGASEPLTGPFTFDDCARCVVQILDHLGLSRVDLVGNSWGGMVGVTFAAHHPDRVGVSVLLNCTASPAGRRQRLEYGLLTRAARLIGGVRGPLLPSALGAFLGPTSRATRPHAVTALRATLSRLDVTSVPHAVTSVVPRRPDQRPLLATIRTPVLVLAGAEDATFPVAETKEVADGIPGAEFVVLDGVAHLAALEVPETVNTLIDGFLRAQA
- a CDS encoding dihydrofolate reductase family protein, giving the protein MAMVITGATTSLDGYVADHNDGVELLFRWYDNGDVPISTTHEELGFRLTQVSADHFRTLVEDTGALVVGRRLFDLTNGWGGEHPLGCPVVVLTHSVPEGWSEVGERFVFVTTGIADAVAKAKELAGEKIVGVAAGVTGGQALDAGLVDEVWIDLAPVVLGGGVPYFAGLEKGPYVLEDPYSIVQGKGVTHLKYRVRPA
- a CDS encoding CoA transferase, which gives rise to MDRAETDTLTDRVAQAVANPVSHDEFDPHAALDEVLDGLGMSAGDTGGRIEFVGADPVVPSPLRLGAAAAVALVAKSAAVAKLWRVRGGGGQDISADLRSAPHRLCPFYDRKWELLNGYPGTSANVSPAFGFGFYRTADDRWVMPLNPYPKIKVNAQRLLGVPDDADAVAKAIGQWRGAELEEAAVEAGVVLPLLRETGEFLATEQYRTVLAGLPLVEITRIGDSEPEALPEGVAQPLEGVRALGMGHVIAGAGAGRSLALHGADVLNIWRPGETEHENTYMTANVGTRSATIDPYGAEGAARIRGLLAGSDIFYANRRPGYLGQIGLTAEEAAQVRPGIIHVTASLNGPSGPWADRVGFDQTAGSLVGMMNLEGDGTAPALPPILVVNDYIVSWLMAAGATEALARRARDGGSYRVHVSLTRVALWILSLGVFDRDYAHATAGTGGQHAYLDPETFTADTPLGHYQGVTDQVRMSATPGRYRTVLVPKGSSRPEWLPR